Proteins co-encoded in one Vibrio aquimaris genomic window:
- a CDS encoding outer membrane beta-barrel protein, translating to MDDKLSFTRPSVTLWWALFFLPTHANASNNFNYNYLYADLAAGSFNDDLGTNSSVTSLAVGGKRIVEDQILATIDYEARFIHPNDNTTTENYMLLPGMALSYSLEDKWDIIAGVKIGYVWSSKTNDTTDEKLFSDNDFMWGGDISLQYEVNQDWQISLTGELRRSDILDEDIFNMRAGYNINKMFVIAGFYTHKNYGKTTTNEAGISLKYMY from the coding sequence ATGGATGACAAACTTTCTTTTACCAGACCTTCTGTGACATTGTGGTGGGCTCTATTTTTCCTTCCTACCCATGCCAACGCCAGTAACAACTTCAATTACAATTATCTCTATGCGGATTTGGCGGCGGGCTCTTTTAACGATGATCTTGGTACGAACAGCAGCGTGACGTCCTTGGCCGTTGGAGGTAAAAGAATTGTTGAAGATCAAATCCTTGCCACCATTGATTATGAGGCAAGGTTTATTCATCCCAATGACAACACAACAACTGAAAATTATATGTTGCTTCCTGGTATGGCATTGAGCTATTCGCTAGAAGACAAGTGGGACATCATTGCTGGTGTTAAAATAGGCTATGTTTGGTCATCTAAGACCAATGATACGACCGATGAAAAGCTCTTTAGCGATAATGATTTTATGTGGGGCGGCGATATAAGTCTGCAGTACGAAGTAAACCAAGATTGGCAAATTTCATTAACAGGGGAGTTAAGACGTAGTGATATTTTGGATGAGGATATTTTTAATATGCGTGCTGGCTACAACATAAATAAAATGTTTGTTATTGCAGGATTTTACACCCATAAGAACTATGGTAAGACGACAACGAACGAAGCGGGTATTAGTCTGAAATACATGTATTGA
- a CDS encoding PLP-dependent aminotransferase family protein yields MTRYQQLAEQLKLQIKSGIWRSGEKVPSVRVTSRNCSVSASTVLQAYQLLESKGWLVAKPQSGFFVTPIMDRVLLESCEKFIRPKYNDKLYEFLQSNTNVGIALGCAFPDPDLFPLQSLNRHLASAGRKMPTQSVFNNMPPGNESLRRQIAQRYINHGLTVSHDDIVITSGAMEALNLSLQVVTNPGDSVVIEAPAFYGAIQAIERLGLKAIEVPVDLEEGLLVDQFEKLISQNNIRACWLMPSFHNPTGTCLSTEKRRKIIELAKQYHLAVVEDDVYSELYFGELRPIPLKYWDEEDRVLLCGSFSKSLCPGYRIGWVVNRKLHQRLEKAQLVSTLSGSVPVQEGVAHFLQYESLDSHYRKLRKELSYRQQSFIEVLQRHIPANVKMTLPRGGYFIWLKLGEKIDTYRMYRNLKMKGISIAYGCLFSAREKFQDCMRLNTSYEMTPELAKAIKHIAMEVNG; encoded by the coding sequence ATGACTCGCTACCAGCAGCTTGCGGAACAACTCAAATTACAAATTAAAAGTGGAATTTGGCGTTCAGGGGAGAAAGTCCCTTCTGTCAGAGTGACCAGTCGTAACTGCTCGGTTAGTGCATCAACTGTTTTGCAAGCATACCAACTGCTTGAATCCAAGGGGTGGCTGGTCGCAAAACCACAATCTGGCTTTTTTGTCACTCCAATCATGGATAGAGTGTTGTTAGAAAGTTGTGAGAAATTCATTAGGCCTAAATATAACGACAAACTCTATGAGTTTTTGCAAAGTAATACTAATGTCGGCATAGCCTTGGGCTGCGCTTTCCCGGATCCCGATCTTTTTCCACTGCAGTCACTTAATCGCCATTTGGCAAGTGCAGGGCGTAAAATGCCAACTCAAAGCGTGTTCAATAACATGCCTCCAGGTAATGAATCATTGAGGCGCCAGATTGCGCAGAGATATATTAATCATGGACTAACGGTTTCTCATGATGACATTGTCATCACATCTGGAGCGATGGAAGCCCTAAATCTAAGCTTGCAAGTTGTTACTAATCCGGGTGATTCGGTAGTGATTGAAGCTCCTGCGTTTTATGGTGCAATACAAGCTATCGAGAGGTTGGGGCTTAAGGCTATTGAAGTACCTGTCGACTTGGAAGAAGGATTACTTGTTGACCAATTTGAAAAACTAATCAGCCAGAACAACATAAGAGCGTGCTGGCTTATGCCAAGTTTTCATAACCCAACAGGTACTTGTTTATCGACTGAAAAACGACGAAAAATTATTGAGTTAGCGAAGCAATATCATCTAGCTGTGGTGGAAGATGATGTTTATTCAGAACTCTATTTTGGTGAACTACGCCCAATTCCTCTCAAGTATTGGGACGAAGAAGATAGGGTACTCCTGTGCGGTTCTTTTTCTAAATCATTGTGTCCAGGTTATCGAATTGGTTGGGTAGTAAATAGAAAGCTTCATCAGCGGTTGGAAAAAGCCCAATTGGTATCAACGCTCTCAGGAAGCGTGCCGGTGCAGGAGGGAGTTGCTCATTTCTTGCAGTATGAAAGCTTAGACAGTCATTATCGAAAACTTCGCAAAGAGTTAAGTTATCGTCAACAGTCTTTTATTGAAGTGCTGCAACGTCACATTCCAGCTAATGTTAAAATGACTCTTCCCAGAGGAGGTTATTTTATATGGCTTAAGCTAGGGGAAAAAATTGATACTTATCGAATGTATCGAAACCTAAAAATGAAGGGGATCAGTATCGCCTATGGTTGCCTTTTCAGTGCCAGAGAGAAGTTCCAAGATTGTATGCGCTTAAATACTTCTTATGAGATGACGCCAGAGCTAGCTAAAGCGATTAAACATATTGCGATGGAGGTCAATGGCTAG
- a CDS encoding amino acid aminotransferase: MFEKVAAAPADPILGLTEEFKNDARADKINLGVGIYKNEQGETPVLTTVKKAEAALLENEKTKSYLTIEGTAEYGLAVQKLLFGSDADIVTNKLAKTAQAPGGTGALRVAAEFIKRQLGDVKIWISNPTWANHNAVFTAAGLETAQYSYYNAQTKDKDFSAMLADLERAEKGDVVLLHGCCHNPTGIDPTREEWETLAKLISSKQLLPLFDFAYQGFAKGVEEDAEGLRIFSVHNREILVASSFSKNFGLYNERVGAFTLVAESESVATTAFSQVKAIIRSIYSNPPAHGSAVVTHILNNEQLRTEWEAEVKEMRDRIQDMRELFVTTLKEQGVSADFSFIERQNGMFSFSGLTKEQVTRLKDEFGIYIVGSGRISVAGMTRSNMLPLCKAIAAVL, from the coding sequence ATGTTTGAAAAAGTCGCTGCTGCACCTGCTGATCCAATTCTCGGACTAACAGAAGAGTTCAAAAATGACGCTCGTGCAGACAAAATTAACCTCGGTGTCGGTATCTACAAAAATGAGCAAGGTGAAACTCCTGTACTAACAACAGTCAAAAAAGCAGAAGCCGCTTTGCTAGAAAACGAAAAGACTAAGTCTTATCTGACTATTGAGGGGACTGCTGAGTACGGTCTGGCAGTACAAAAACTCTTATTCGGTAGTGACGCTGATATCGTAACGAATAAGCTTGCCAAAACAGCTCAAGCTCCCGGTGGTACTGGCGCATTGCGCGTCGCGGCTGAGTTCATCAAACGCCAGCTAGGTGACGTGAAAATTTGGATCAGTAATCCTACTTGGGCCAATCATAACGCCGTATTTACCGCAGCTGGATTAGAGACTGCCCAATATAGCTATTACAATGCGCAAACAAAAGACAAAGACTTCTCTGCCATGCTAGCGGATTTGGAACGCGCAGAAAAAGGTGATGTTGTTCTTTTACATGGTTGTTGCCACAACCCGACGGGTATTGATCCTACAAGAGAAGAGTGGGAAACCCTAGCTAAACTCATTTCCTCCAAACAGCTACTACCACTCTTTGACTTCGCCTATCAAGGTTTTGCTAAAGGCGTGGAAGAAGATGCCGAAGGGCTGCGTATTTTCTCTGTACATAACAGAGAAATTTTAGTCGCAAGTTCATTCTCTAAGAACTTTGGACTTTATAACGAACGTGTTGGTGCCTTCACTCTCGTCGCTGAATCAGAGAGCGTTGCAACAACAGCATTCTCTCAAGTGAAAGCAATCATACGTTCAATCTATTCAAATCCTCCAGCTCACGGCAGTGCAGTCGTTACCCACATTCTCAACAACGAACAACTACGTACTGAGTGGGAAGCTGAAGTGAAAGAAATGCGCGACCGTATTCAGGACATGCGAGAGCTTTTCGTAACAACGCTCAAAGAACAAGGAGTGAGTGCAGACTTTAGTTTCATCGAGCGTCAAAATGGTATGTTCTCATTCTCTGGTCTTACAAAAGAGCAAGTTACTCGACTCAAAGACGAGTTTGGCATTTATATCGTTGGCTCTGGGCGTATCAGCGTTGCAGGCATGACTCGTTCAAATATGCTGCCACTTTGTAAAGCAATAGCGGCTGTTCTGTAG
- the asnS gene encoding asparagine--tRNA ligase, with product MTYAPVSDVLRGKLPVDSEVTVRGWIRSRRDSKAGISFLAIYDGSCFDPIQAVVPNNLDNYSEEVLKLTTGCSVEVTGKIVESPAKGQDFELAATSVKVVGWVEDADTYPMAKTRHSIEYLREVAHLRPRTNVIGAVARVRNCLSQAIHRFYHEQGYYWVSAPLITASDAEGAGEMFRVSTLDMENLPRNDEGQVDYNEDFFGKETFLTVSGQLNAEAYACALSKVYTFGPTFRAENSNTSRHLAEFWMVEPEVAFADLEDIAKLSEDMLKYVFKAVLEERRDDLEFFAQRIDKQAISRLEAFVDSDFAQVDYTDAIQILLDSDREFEFPVEWGIDMSSEHERYLAEEHFKAPVIVKNYPKDIKAFYMRLNDDGRTVAAMDVLAPGIGEIIGGSQREERLEVLDSRMRDMGIDPEHMAWYRDLRRYGTVPHAGFGLGFERLVSYVTGMGNVRDVIPFPRTPRSASF from the coding sequence ATGACTTACGCGCCTGTATCCGACGTATTACGCGGAAAGCTACCAGTGGACAGTGAAGTAACTGTCCGTGGCTGGATCCGTTCACGTCGCGATTCCAAAGCTGGAATCTCTTTTCTTGCCATCTACGACGGCTCTTGTTTCGACCCGATTCAGGCCGTGGTCCCAAATAATCTCGATAATTACTCTGAAGAAGTCCTCAAACTTACTACAGGCTGTTCTGTCGAAGTCACTGGAAAAATCGTCGAGTCTCCCGCAAAAGGACAAGACTTTGAGCTTGCAGCAACCTCGGTAAAAGTGGTTGGGTGGGTGGAAGATGCTGACACTTATCCAATGGCAAAAACTCGTCACTCAATCGAGTATTTGCGTGAAGTCGCCCATTTGCGTCCAAGAACGAACGTTATAGGTGCTGTGGCAAGAGTACGTAACTGCTTATCTCAAGCCATTCACCGCTTCTACCATGAACAAGGTTACTATTGGGTTTCAGCTCCGCTTATTACTGCCTCAGATGCTGAGGGCGCTGGTGAAATGTTCCGCGTTTCAACTTTAGATATGGAAAATCTTCCTCGTAATGATGAAGGTCAAGTCGATTACAATGAAGACTTCTTCGGTAAAGAGACATTTTTAACCGTATCAGGTCAGCTAAATGCCGAGGCCTATGCGTGTGCCTTGAGCAAAGTATATACGTTTGGTCCTACATTTAGAGCAGAGAACTCGAATACGAGTCGCCATCTAGCGGAGTTTTGGATGGTAGAACCTGAAGTCGCATTTGCAGACCTTGAGGATATCGCCAAGCTTTCCGAAGATATGCTGAAATATGTCTTCAAAGCAGTTTTAGAGGAGCGTCGTGACGACCTTGAGTTTTTTGCACAGCGTATTGATAAGCAAGCCATTTCTCGTTTAGAGGCGTTCGTTGATTCTGACTTTGCTCAAGTGGACTATACTGATGCCATTCAAATCCTCCTAGATTCTGATCGCGAATTTGAATTTCCCGTTGAGTGGGGTATCGATATGTCCTCAGAACATGAGCGCTATTTAGCTGAAGAGCACTTTAAAGCGCCTGTTATTGTGAAAAACTATCCGAAAGACATTAAAGCTTTCTACATGCGTTTGAACGATGACGGTAGAACTGTCGCAGCAATGGATGTGCTAGCACCGGGTATCGGAGAGATTATTGGTGGCTCTCAACGTGAAGAACGTCTAGAGGTGCTAGATTCACGTATGCGTGATATGGGAATCGACCCAGAGCATATGGCTTGGTATCGTGACTTGCGTCGCTACGGTACAGTCCCTCATGCTGGTTTTGGCTTAGGGTTTGAGCGATTGGTTTCATACGTAACAGGTATGGGCAATGTGAGAGATGTTATTCCATTCCCACGGACACCGCGCTCAGCAAGCTTTTAA
- a CDS encoding HD-GYP domain-containing protein, with protein MVNPSYDRRLTFKLYVIAGVVFALYGGRVCPFLESLTAKEIFFHVGLTFLLLFLARHFLLSRHPLIEEQNHAKLDSTLFFMASIPLALFYNVYYSFGLESNFKVILGMTLFGFLSGLILQLSSKIEHFSEMKDNAEIFKLSGERQSIVKQMGIMITALIITLTTLLSMVAVKDIFWLEHNPERLIDGSGTISVLKEFLYISVVMLCYVVTILMLWAKLTRQILLSQESSLLEVTKGNIEKRLPVFEHNELGSMASLTNHMLDSLQSSQDEVKTTRDVAIVSLSALAESRDNETGAHILRTQEYVRALATYLSQFDKHKQLLTPDYIELLYKSAPLHDVGKVGIPDNILLKPGKLTEEEFEIMKAHPEIGSNALSIAEKHLGSNSFLRLAKEISLTHHEKWDGSGYPKSLAGEEIPISGRLMAIADVYDALICERIYKKAFPHEQAKAIIIEGRGSHFDPEIVDAFLAIEQEFIDIADKYRRIEREENAQAEEEIRAQA; from the coding sequence ATGGTAAATCCAAGTTATGACAGACGTCTCACATTTAAGCTGTATGTGATCGCAGGTGTGGTCTTTGCGTTGTACGGTGGAAGGGTATGTCCATTTTTGGAAAGCCTCACCGCAAAAGAGATTTTTTTCCATGTTGGGCTTACTTTTTTATTGCTGTTTCTTGCTCGGCATTTCTTACTCAGCCGTCACCCTCTCATCGAGGAACAGAATCACGCAAAGCTCGATTCCACTCTATTTTTTATGGCGTCTATTCCACTCGCACTATTTTATAACGTCTATTATAGCTTTGGGCTAGAGAGTAACTTTAAAGTGATCTTGGGGATGACTTTGTTTGGCTTTTTATCCGGTTTAATACTACAACTGTCGAGCAAAATCGAACACTTTTCCGAGATGAAAGACAATGCTGAAATATTCAAACTCAGTGGAGAGCGCCAATCTATCGTTAAGCAAATGGGTATCATGATTACAGCATTAATCATTACTTTAACAACTTTGCTCAGTATGGTGGCGGTAAAAGATATTTTTTGGCTAGAGCATAATCCCGAACGTTTGATCGATGGTAGCGGCACCATCAGCGTTCTCAAAGAGTTTTTATATATTTCGGTAGTAATGTTATGTTACGTTGTAACTATACTTATGCTTTGGGCAAAACTAACTCGTCAGATTCTACTCTCTCAAGAATCTTCATTACTTGAAGTGACCAAAGGCAACATTGAAAAACGTTTGCCTGTTTTTGAGCATAACGAGCTTGGATCCATGGCCTCACTGACTAATCATATGCTTGACAGCTTACAATCGAGCCAAGACGAGGTAAAAACAACGAGAGACGTGGCGATTGTTTCTTTATCGGCATTAGCTGAATCTCGAGACAACGAGACCGGGGCACATATTCTACGGACTCAAGAATATGTGAGAGCTCTTGCCACCTATCTCAGTCAGTTTGATAAACATAAACAACTGCTAACACCCGATTATATAGAACTGCTTTATAAATCCGCGCCCTTACATGATGTGGGAAAAGTCGGTATACCTGACAATATCTTACTTAAGCCGGGTAAATTAACCGAAGAAGAATTCGAAATCATGAAAGCGCACCCAGAAATAGGTTCAAATGCTCTTTCTATTGCAGAAAAACACCTTGGAAGCAATTCATTCCTGCGTCTTGCGAAAGAAATCTCCCTCACACACCATGAAAAGTGGGATGGTAGTGGATACCCAAAATCGCTTGCTGGAGAAGAAATACCTATTTCAGGGAGACTTATGGCAATAGCAGATGTTTATGATGCTCTCATTTGCGAGCGCATATACAAAAAAGCTTTTCCTCACGAACAAGCCAAAGCGATTATCATAGAGGGGCGAGGATCTCACTTTGACCCCGAAATTGTTGATGCATTCTTAGCCATCGAGCAAGAGTTTATCGACATTGCTGATAAATACAGACGTATTGAGAGGGAAGAAAATGCTCAAGCCGAGGAAGAAATACGTGCTCAGGCATAG